The Bubalus kerabau isolate K-KA32 ecotype Philippines breed swamp buffalo chromosome 16, PCC_UOA_SB_1v2, whole genome shotgun sequence genome includes a region encoding these proteins:
- the MVK gene encoding LOW QUALITY PROTEIN: mevalonate kinase (The sequence of the model RefSeq protein was modified relative to this genomic sequence to represent the inferred CDS: deleted 1 base in 1 codon), translating to MLKPIGKGNSQLARSDWLGGRKKPPLLRTRELAYGVLERLGFGSRASEATGLPGAMLSEVLLVSAPGKVILHGEHAVVHGKVALAVALNLRTFLRLQPHSSGRVGLNLPNIGVRRAWDVASLQLLDTSFLGHGDGAALTAEHMEKLKEVAGFPEDCVDPQCLAVLAFLYLYLSICRSQRALPSLDVTMWSELPTGAGLGSSAAYCVCLAAAFLTACEEIPNPLKDGEAAGRWTEENLELINKWAFQGEKVIHGNPSGVDNAVSTWGGALRYQQGKISSLKRLPILKILLSNTKVPRSTKVLVANVRSRLLKFPEIVAPLLTSIDAISLECERVLGEMAAAPTPEHYLVLEELIDMNQHHLNALGVGHASLDQLCQVTTAHGLHSKLTGAGGGGCGITLLRPDVEQPEVEATKQALSGCGFDCWETSIGAPGVSVTRPPPWMPLSSKAWIASERSPCSCSPTTKPSPRLFQALELASVLASGRPAPDADGRPPAPL from the exons ATGCTCAAGCCAATTGGTAAAGGGAACTCTCAGCTCGCGCGCTCTGATTGGCTTGGCGGAAGGAAGAAGCCGCCTCTCCTCCGTACCCGCGAGCTCGCGTATGGAGTCTTGGAGCGGCTCGGCTTCGGGAGCAGAGCATCTGAGGCGACAG gACTCCCAGGAGCCATGTTGTCAGAAGTCCTGCTGGTGTCCGCTCCAGGGAAAGTCATTCTGCATGGAGAGCATGCCGTGGTCCATGGCAAG GTAGCACTAGCAGTGGCCTTGAACTTGAGAACATTTCTCCGGCTTCAGCCCCACAGCAGTGGGAGAGTGGGCCTCAACTTACCAAACATTGGCGTCAGGAGGGCCTGGGATGTGGCCAGCCTTCAGCTGCTGGACACCAGCTTTCTGG GGCACGGTGACGGTGCAGCGCTCACCGCGGAGCACATGGAGAAGCTGAAGGAGGTGGCGGGCTTCCCCGAGGACTGTGTGGATCCTCAGTGCCTGGCTGTGCTGGCCTTCCTCTACTTGTACCTGTCTATCTGCCGGAGTCAAAG AGCCCTGCCCAGCCTGGACGTCACCATGTGGTCGGAGCTGCCCACCGGGGCCGGGCTGGGCTCCAGTGCCGCCTACTGCGTGTGTTTGGCAGCTGCCTTCCTGACCGCGTGCGAGGAGATCCCAAACCCGCTGAAGGATGGGGAGGCTGCTGGCAG GTGGACCGAGGAGAACTTGGAGTTAATTAACAAGTGGGCCTTCCAGGGGGAGAAGGTGATTCACGGGAACCCGTCCGGAGTGGACAACGCCGTCAGCACCTGGG GAGGAGCACTCCGATACCAGCAAGGGAAGATTtcatctttaaagag GCTACCGATTCTGAAGATCCTGCTGAGCAACACCAAAGTGCCTCGCAGCACCAAGGTCCTGGTGGCCAATGTCAGGAGCCGGCTGCTGAAG TTCCCTGAGATCGTGGCCCCTCTCCTGACCTCCATAGACGCCATCTCCCTGGAGTGCGAGCGGGTGCTGGGGGAGATGGCGGCGGCCCCCACCCCGGAGCACTACCTTGTGCTGGAG GAGCTTATCGACATGAACCAGCACCATCTGAATGCCCTCGGTGTGGGCCATGCCTCTCTGGACCAGCTGTGCCAGGTGACCACGGCCCACGGACTGCACAGCAAGCTCACTGGTGCGGGCGGCGGGGGCTGTGGCATCACGCTCCTCAGGCCAG ATGTGGAGCAGCCGGAGGTAGAGGCCACGAAGCAGGCACTGAGCGGCTGTGGCTTTGACTGCTGGGAAACCAGCATTGGTGCCCCCGGTGTCTCTGTC ACGCGGCCGCCTCCCTGGATGCCTCTGTCCAGCAAGGCCTGGATAGCCTCTGAGAGGAGCCCATGCAGCTGCAGCCCCACCACGAAGCCCTCTCCCAGATTATTCCAGGCGCTGGAGTTGGCTTCTGTGCTGGCCAGTGGGCGCCCAGCTCCTGACGCTGACGGgaggcccccagcccctctgtgA